Proteins co-encoded in one Medicago truncatula cultivar Jemalong A17 chromosome 8, MtrunA17r5.0-ANR, whole genome shotgun sequence genomic window:
- the LOC25501635 gene encoding tubby-like F-box protein 2, translated as MSFKSIVRELKGMKNGIGSISKRGSDTKNWLCRSKSHVAPDVTPIEPIQQGQWASLPPELLLDIIRRVEESETSWPARAVVVFCASVCKSWRSVTKEIIKTPQQCGRITFPISLKQPGPRDYPIQCFIRRNRETSTFVLYLGLVPSEHESNKLLLAARKIRRATGTDFVISLGTDDFSRASNKYVGKLRSNFWGTKFAIYDNQPPHDAAVQPNRRPSARLNSKQVSPRVPACNNLVGAISYELNALWTRGPRRVHCIMNSIPISAIQEGGNAPTPTSLPQIFSEPFPPSPALKEKSPMTDSYSGCLSELPEPSQGSMDSLVLKNKSPRWHEQLQCWCLNFMGRVTVASVKNFQLVASVDPSHNVSPAEQERVILQFGKIGKDIFTMDYSYPLSAFQAFAICLTSFDTKPACE; from the exons ATGTCATTCAAAAGTATAGTCCGCGAACTCAAGGGGATGAAAAATGGAATAGGTAGCATATCAAAACGGGGTTCCGACACCAAGAATTGGCTATGTCGGTCAAAGTCGCATGTTGCTCCGGATGTAACTCCAATTGAACCTATTCAACAAGGACAATGGGCGAGTCTACCTCCTGAATTGCTTTTGGACATAATCCGTAGGGTTGAAGAGAGTGAGACATCTTGGCCTGCTCgtgctgttgttgttttttgtgcTTCGGTATGTAAATCATGGAGGTCCGTTACTAAGGAGATTATCAAGACTCCCCAGCAATGCGGAAGGATCACATTTCCTATTTCATTGAAACAA CCCGGTCCTCGTGATTATCCGATCCAGTGCTTTATTAGGAGGAACAGAGAAACTTCTACCTTCGTGTTGTACTTAGGTTTGGTGCCAT CGGAGCATGAGAGTAATAAGTTGTTATTAGCCGCCAGAAAGATAAGAAGGGCCACAGGCACCGACTTCGTCATATCCTTGGGCACAGACGATTTTTCTCGAGCCAGCAACAAATATGTTGGTAAACTGAG GTCTAATTTTTGGGGCACCAAGTTTGCTATATATGACAACCAACCTCCACATGACGCTGCAGTTCAACCAAATCGTCGACCAAGTGCGAGACTTAATTCTAAGCAGGTGTCACCAAGAGTTCCAGCATGTAACAATCTTGTGGGCGCCATTTCCTATGAGCTAAATGCCCTCTGGACTAGAGGGCCAAGAAGAGTGCACTGCATCATGAACTCTATACCTATCTCAGCTATTCAGGAAGGGGGAAACGCCCCAACCCCAACATCATTACCTCAAATATTCAGTGAACCTTTCCCCCCCTCACCAGCACTGAAAGAAAAAAGTCCAATGACAGATTCGTACTCTGGCTGCCTATCAGAGCTACCTGAACCGAGCCAAGGCTCGATGGACTCCTTGGTACTAAAAAACAAGTCTCCTAGATGGCACGAGCAGCTCCAGTGCTGGTGCCTAAACTTCATGGGTCGTGTTACAGTGGCATCTGTTAAGAACTTTCAACTTGTAGCTTCTGTTGATCCGTCTCATAATGTTTCTCCTGCTGAGCAAGAAAGGGTGATCTTACAGTTTGGAAAGATTGGGAAAGATATATTCACCATGGACTACTCTTACCCACTCTCTGCCTTCCAAGCCTTCGCCATCTGCTTGACAAGCTTTGATACCAAACCCGCTTGTGAATGA